The sequence below is a genomic window from Fusobacterium sp. DD2.
AGAGTGGATAAGGCAAGAACAAGTAACCTAGGAGGAACTGGTTTGGGACTTGCAATAGTTAAAAGTATTGTAGAACAGTGCGGAGGAAAAATAACTGTGAAATCTGTTGAAAAATCTGGAACTGTATTTGAGCTTTATATTATGAAATAGTGAGGTTTTTTTATGATTGATATCCATTCACATATATTATTTGGATTAGATGCTGGACCGGCTGAAGTTGAAGAATCAATAAAACTTCTGAGGGAAGCTGAAAAGATTGGATACACTGATATTGTGTGTAGTTCCCATTTTTATCCAGGAATAATTGAGAATGAAAACTATAGTGAAAATTTTAAGTGCTTGGAGAAAAGAGTAAAGGATGAAAATATTTCTATAAATCTTTATAAAGGAAATGAGGTAGTTGTCCATCATGCTACTTTATCAAACCTTAAGAAAGTTAATACTATAAATAATGGCAAATATATTCTTGTAGAGTTGGATCCAGGGACTGAGTATAAATATTGTAAAAACTTTTTAAAAAAATTAAAAAAATATGGATATTTACCTGTTCTGGCACA
It includes:
- a CDS encoding CpsB/CapC family capsule biosynthesis tyrosine phosphatase, translating into MIDIHSHILFGLDAGPAEVEESIKLLREAEKIGYTDIVCSSHFYPGIIENENYSENFKCLEKRVKDENISINLYKGNEVVVHHATLSNLKKVNTINNGKYILVELDPGTEYKYCKNFLKKLKKYGYLPVLAHVERYTNFSLKQKIEIYNMGIILQMNIREIASYEQETEYLLTNHYIEVVASDCHTMKDRNYNLQEYLEKLKKLVGAEYFEKITVDIPYKIINNIEIRKSKSQKIFLRRILDAIGIKNI